The Chryseobacterium mulctrae genomic sequence GAAATCCATTTCCTTCAAAATAACCATTTTTCCTTTCTCTCGCTCCTATTGTTTCAGCTATTGATTTTGCAACGCTCGGTTTTTCTGCTAATACTACTTTCATAACTTGCTTTTATTTATTATTAAATTCCATATAAAATGATAATAAAGCATTGCTGCTTTATTATCATTAAAATAATTATTAAATGCCCTCAGTGGATTCTGGCTCTTCTGGAGCACTTGATTCGTCCTTAGGGTAAGACTTATGAAGAACAAGCTGATCCACATATTCAGTAGTAGTATATTGGATTCCTTTATCATTTTCATACGAAGTGGTATCACAATAATTACAGTGAACGGTAACTCCCTCTCCCTTTTTCAGTCTGTTTAAAATCTCAGGATTTTCTTTAGACTGGATCCAATAAACACATCTTTTGTATTCTGGATTTTTTTTATTTGGAAAATTAATTGCCACCGTAAAGTTTATAGGTGATCTCTCTTTTTCTAATTGGCTATACGTTGCATCTGCAACTAAATGTCCGGTGAATGTTAATGTGTACATAGTAATATTTTTATTGGGTTTTATTTATATTTTTGGTCCTTTATTTTGAGTAATATCATCATTTTTACTAAAATCAATTCTACCATCAATCTTGTATGATTTTATTGCTTCCTTATTTACCAATTCATTCAATTCATTTTTATTTATGAATTTGTCAGCTATAAAAGTGTTAAGATCTTTATCATAATGCACTTTTACCGTAAAAGGTTTCTCTTCTTTACTAATTCCGTCCACTATAATAGCCCTACCATCCGCAGCATCTTTAATTTGATTTTCATTAAGAACTGTTCCAAATGCCATAGTTGGCATATTATCTTGCTTATTTTTCCAATAAGGTTTTAGGGTAAGTTTATTTTCCTTAGAAGAGTATTCTGGCCTCATTTTAAAAAAATACTCTGTTTTTTGTCCTTCTTTATCTGATACACCTTTAAAAACTGTGTTGGTAAGCTCACCTCTCATTAAACGAGTAATATCACCTTTATTAAGATCAGAGAAATTAATTCCGGCAGGCTTTACTTTAAATAAAAATTTTATTTCTGATCTGTCATACTTTTGTCCAGGAAAGAATTGATAAATTTCATCTTTATGAAACTCTTTAATCTCACCAACTAAACTTTTTAGAATAACTTTATCTCCGTTAATACTTTCTATCTGTCCTTTAAAATAATCGGCTTTTGATAAATTTCATCTTTATGAAACTCTTTAATCTCACCAACTAAACTTTTTAGAATAACTTTATCTCCGTTAATACTTTCTATCTGTCCTTTAAAATAATCGGCTTCATGATTAACAATTGCTAGTTTACCAATTTCTAATTTTGGTAAACTTCTATTCTGATTTACATTTTCTGAGATCCTTAATAATTTTTCTTCTCCATGTGGATAATGTGCTTTAATATTTCCATACTCAGTTATTGAAAAGCTAACAAGTAATTCATCATCATGTTTTGGAGAAGCTATTGAAACAGAACCTTCACTAATTAATATTTCTTTTTGTTTTGGTGAGATTTCAATTCCATCTAAAATATCAGGTATAGCCGAT encodes the following:
- a CDS encoding single-stranded DNA-binding protein yields the protein MYTLTFTGHLVADATYSQLEKERSPINFTVAINFPNKKNPEYKRCVYWIQSKENPEILNRLKKGEGVTVHCNYCDTTSYENDKGIQYTTTEYVDQLVLHKSYPKDESSAPEEPESTEGI